The stretch of DNA CATAGCGCGCCTCGGCGCCGACGAAGAGGCCGGGCCGGACCTGGTAGGCCAGGGCGGCGGCGGCCTCGAGGCCCGATCCGAGAATGCGCTCGTCCAGGCCGGCTGCCTGCGTCGTCGAGAACGCGAAGCCGAGATTGACCGCCGCGACCAGCGTGCCGGGGATCAGCTCGCGGTCGGCCAGCAGCGCGACGTCGGTCCCGAAGCTGCGCGCCGGCATACCCGTGCCGCCATCGACGGTGCCGTAGGCCGGCACGATGCTCAGCGTCAGACCGAACGGCGCGGCGCGGCGGTCGAGCAGGCGCAGGCGGGTCTCGAGGAAGCCGCCGTTGAAGCCGCCGGTGGTCCGGGCCGGCTCGCCGATATCGGAGGCGTTGAAGGTGACGCCCGGCGCGAGACGGAAGTCGCCGGTCAGCGGCATCTTCAGGGCAAGCCCGCTGTCGACGGCGAGGAAGCGGCCGAGGCGTTTGCCGAGCCGGCCGCTCGTTTCCCATTCCAGCTCCACCTCCCCGGGCACGCCGAGGTCGCTGCCCTCGGCGAAGCCGAACAGGTGCTCGCTGTCGAGATCGCCGGGGGTCAGGTTCTCGGCGGCGGTGGGGAGAGATTGGGCCCGGGCGGGCGCGGCCCCCTCCCCGGTCGCGAAGCAGGCCAGGACGATGCCGGCGAGAAGCGGGGACAGGACACGGCACATCGCAACGGCTCATCATTATAGCTTGTGCTATAACTGATAGGCGCGACCATTTCGCTCGTCAACAGCTCCGCGGCGGTCGGGATCGAAGGGCGTCGCCCCACGACGGACGCCATCGGCCCGCTCGGCGGAGTCTCGCTCCGCCCCGACCCGGAGGTGCCGGCTTTGGCTCAGGATCGCGGTTCGTCCAGTCCCCTGTGACATCGTTTAGGAAATGACGAAATGTCGCGTCCGATCTTTCACAGTCCTCCGATTCGGCCAGGAACCCGCACCCCGATCATATGTTATCGAAACACTCACCGCGGCACGCCGCAGATCACGGGAGATACGGATATGGCCGACAAGAAGCAGCAGTCTCAGTCGCACAATACTGATGACACTGGCCGCCATAACCATAAGAACCCGGACGCCCCGAACCAGGGCACCGTGCAGCATTCGGATGACGGCCGCCTGAAGGAGAACCGCGACAAGGGCATCCACCGCGGCGACAAAGAGTAGGCTTCGGGACGGACCGGAGCGGGAGGGCTGCCGAGAGGCGGCCCTTTCTTTTTTGTCCCAGACCCTGTTCGTCTCGGTCGAGGCTCGTCCCATTCACACCCTCATCCAGAGGTGCGACTGAAAGGAGCCTCGCAGGAGGGCTCCAGATCTCGCTGCGATCTCTGGAGCCCTCCTTCGAAGTCAGCCGATTTTTAATCGGCCAACACCTCAGGATGAGGTCGAAAGTGGGATGAAAGACAAGGTCGTGATACCGATCTTCTCTGAAAATCTGGTTGATTGTTTTTTTACAGATGTCAGGCCGACCGTGTCACTCCGGGCCCCGCTTTCGCGACCCCGGAAAGACATGGTGGGTTTGATCATTGGAGAGATCAGCCGAGCAGGCCCCGTTTCGACGATGCCCTCACCCCACCGGCCGCCCATCCTGCCAGGGACGCAGGGCGTCCGGGATCCGAAAATCCCGCGGCACCGCGAAATCGCGGGCGGCGCCGTGGGCGGCGGCGAGGCCGCCGGGATAGCCGCTGCGGTTGTGGTACTCGTAGGTCCCCGGCGGCGGCAGGCGCTTATCCGCCGTGAGGCCCTGGACGCAGACGATGTCGGCGAGCGTCACGCCCGCCACCGCGGCGGTGGCGAGCGCCAGGGTGCCGGCGCGGGGGTTGTCGCCCTCGAAGCCGGTCGCCAGGGTGGCGAGGTCGAGGGCGTCGCCCGCGACCCGGCCCCAGATCCACGGCGTCGGATCGTGGCTCATCAGGATCGCCGCCCCGGTCGCGACCTCGCGGGCGCCGTAGGCCTGGACCAGGGCCTCGCGGCCCTCAAGACCCAGCGCCCGGCAGAGCGCCCGGGGCGCCAGGATCTCGGCAAGCCCGAGGCCGATCGAGAACCAGCCGAGGCCGCGGGCCAGCGCATCGTGCGCCGAGCGGGAGCGGGGATTCACCGTGCGCGTCATGGCTGCCTCGCGGGTGCTGGGGTGAGTCATGGCCGGATCATCACCTTGATGCAGCCGTCCTGCTTGTCCCGGAACGTCCGGTACATCTCCGGCCCCTGCTCCAGACCCACCGTGTGGGTGATGACGAAGGACGGGTCGATCTGCCCCTCCTCGATCCGCCGCAGCAGGTCGTCGCTCCAGCGGTTGACGTGGGTCTGGCCCATCCGGAAGGTCAGGCCCTTGTTCATCGCCGCACCGAACGGCACCTTGTCGATCAGGCCGCCATAGACGCCGGGGATCGACAGCACCCCGGCCGGGCGGCAGGCCATGATCATCTGGCGCAGGACGTGCGGCCGGTCGCTCTCCAGCATCACCGCCTGCTTGGCGCGGTCGTAGATCGCGTCGAGCGAGGAGGTGGCGTGCGCCTCCATCCCGACCGAATCGATGCACTTCTCCGGCCCCTTGCCGTCCGTCATGTCGTTGAGCCGGGCGACGACGTTCGATTCCTCATCGAGGTTGATCGTCTCGGCGCCACCGGCCCGGGCCATGGTCAGGCGCTCCGGCACCCGGTCGATGGCGATGACGCGCCTGGCGCCG from Methylobacterium aquaticum encodes:
- a CDS encoding cyclase dehydrase, with the protein product MTRTVNPRSRSAHDALARGLGWFSIGLGLAEILAPRALCRALGLEGREALVQAYGAREVATGAAILMSHDPTPWIWGRVAGDALDLATLATGFEGDNPRAGTLALATAAVAGVTLADIVCVQGLTADKRLPPPGTYEYHNRSGYPGGLAAAHGAARDFAVPRDFRIPDALRPWQDGRPVG